A region from the Lolium perenne isolate Kyuss_39 chromosome 4, Kyuss_2.0, whole genome shotgun sequence genome encodes:
- the LOC127296800 gene encoding subtilisin-like protease SBT3.18 isoform X2 yields the protein MLDLTHPAVYQVHIVYLGHNNGLTPSLTTRFHLQLLSRVFAELDEARQAILYSYSYGFSGFAALLNSTQATTLSESEEVISVFRSRMLQLHTTRSWDFMGLSLHLQMEQPSSQMHLKYGDDVIVGILDTGVWPESKSFRDDSHLGPIPSSWRGTCVGGQQFDPATACNRKLIGARYYLAGIESELGPINTTGGTEYRSPRDRVGHGTHTASTAVGAVSPNASYFGGLGRGVARGGAPRARLAVYKVCWFKDLTGRCSDADILAAFDDALHDGVHVISASLGSSPPLAPLFATSTEVGSFHAMQLGVSTVFSAGNDGPDAAMVQNVSPWGITVAASTIDRRFPTVIALGNNASVVGDGFIVKDMEMPLVESSSVFADGTCSFDQLVNRTAASGKIVLCFSTIGMVSSEGAALAVYAGGGSGVIFADTSSRKSNQDNFLPTVHVNLRQGTKILNYIQSRSRQRPTVHISASRTVVGKTPAPAIAYFSSRGPSSISPNILKPDITAPGVNILAAWPPKSSPTVLPLDKRSTEWNFDTGTSMSCPHVSGIVAILKSVHPTWSPAAVKSALMTTAYVHDDTSDAMLAGGTMKAADAFDTGAGHVDPLRALDPGLVYDADARDHVRYLCGLGYTEAQVRQMVLPSPALNTSCAGAGMPYGVSDLNYPAIVLAELGAAATVKRTVTNVGLRRDAVYHATVVSPQGARVAVWPPALVFSPRCAKAEYYVTVTPAKLSRGRYDFGEIVWSDGYHRVRTPLVVRVTNLPDAGAQSTDEDGTADHPHAA from the exons AATCAGAAGAGGTCATATCTGTATTCAGGAGCAGGATGCTGCAGCTCCATACAACCAGGAGCTGGGATTTCATGGGCCTCAGCTTGCATTTACAGATGGAGCAACCATCCTCACAAATGCATTTGAAGTACGGAGACGACGTAATTGTCGGTATCCTCGACACAG GGGTGTGGCCTGAATCCAAGAGCTTCAGAGATGACTCCCACCTAGGCCCCATCCCGTCATCATGGCGCGGAACGTGCGTGGGAGGTCAGCAGTTCGACCCGGCCACCGCGTGCAACCGCAAGCTCATCGGCGCGCGGTACTACCTGGCCGGCATCGAGAGCGAGCTTGGCCCGATCAACACCACCGGTGGCACGGAGTACCGGTCGCCGAGGGACCGTGTCGGCCACGGCACGCACACGGCGTCCACAGCGGTGGGCGCCGTGTCCCCCAACGCCAGCTACTTTGGTGGGCTGGGCCGCGGCGTGGCGCGTGGTGGCGCGCCCAGGGCACGGTTGGCGGTGTACAAGGTGTGCTGGTTCAAAGACCTGACGGGCCGGTGCAGCGACGCGGACATCCTGGCGGCGTTCGATGACGCTCTGCACGACGGCGTGCACGTCATCTCGGCATCTCTCGGGTCGTCGCCACCGCTGGCCCCTCTGTTCGCGACGAGCACCGAGGTCGGGTCGTTCCACGCGATGCAGCTCGGGGTGTCGACGGTGTTCTCGGCAGGAAACGACGGTCCCGACGCGGCCATGGTGCAGAACGTGTCACCTTGGGGGATCACCGTCGCCGCGAGCACCATCGACAGGAGGTTCCCCACGGTGATTGCGCTGGGGAACAACGCTTCCGTCGTG GGAGATGGCTTCATCGTCAAGGACATGGAAATGCCATTAGTAGAGAGCAGTAGTGTCTTCGCAGACGG GACGTGTTCGTTCGACCAGCTGGTGAACCGCACGGCGGCGTCCGGGAAGATCGTCTTGTGCTTCTCCACAATAGGGATGGTGTCCAGCGAGGGCGCGGCGCTGGCGGTGTACGCCGGCGGCGGCTCCGGTGTGATCTTCGCCGACACCAGCTCCCGGAAATCCAACCAGGACAACTTCCTGCCAACCGTTCACGTCAACCTGCGTCAGGGCACCAAGATCCTCAACTACATCCAGAGCCGTTCAAG GCAACGGCCGACCGTGCACATCTCGGCGAGCAGGACCGTCGTCGGCAAGACGCCGGCGCCGGCTATCGCATACTTCTCCTCCAGAGGGCCCAGCTCCATTTCTCCAAACATTCTCAAG CCTGACATCACCGCACCGGGGGTGAACATCCTGGCGGCATGGCCGCCCAAGTCGTCGCCGACGGTATTGCCCCTGGACAAGCGCTCCACCGAGTGGAACTTCGACACGGGCACGTCCATGTCGTGCCCCCACGTCTCCGGCATCGTCGCCATCCTCAAGTCCGTGCACCCGACCTGGTCGCCGGCCGCCGTCAAGTCCGCTCTGATGACCACGGCGTACGTGCACGACGACACGTCCGACGCGATGCTGGCCGGCGGCACGATGAAGGCGGCGGATGCCTTCGACACCGGCGCGGGCCACGTGGACCCGCTGCGGGCGCTGGACCCGGGGCTGGTCTACGACGCGGACGCGCGCGACCACGTGCGATACCTCTGTGGCCTCGGCTACACGGAGGCGCAGGTGCGGCAGATGGTGCTCCCCTCCCCGGCGCTCAACACGAGCTGTGCCGGCGCCGGAATGCCGTACGGCGTGTCCGACCTCAACTACCCGGCCATCGTGCTCGCCGAGCTGGGCGCCGCGGCGACCGTGAAGCGGACGGTGACGAACGTGGGCCTCCGTAGGGACGCCGTGTACCATGCCACCGTCGTCAGCCCCCAGGGCGCGCGTGTCGCGGTGTGGCCGCCGGCGCTGGTATTCTCCCCGCGCTGCGCCAAGGCCGAGTACTACGTCACCGTCACGCCGGCGAAGCTGTCGCGCGGCCGGTACGACTTCGGCGAGATCGTCTGGTCCGACGGCTACCACCGCGTGCGCACGCCGCTTGTCGTCAGGGTCACCAACCTGCCCGACGCCGGCGCTCAGTCAACGGATGAGGACGGGACTGCTGATCATCCACATGCTGCCTAG